One genomic segment of Coffea arabica cultivar ET-39 chromosome 6e, Coffea Arabica ET-39 HiFi, whole genome shotgun sequence includes these proteins:
- the LOC113694742 gene encoding ribulose bisphosphate carboxylase small subunit, chloroplastic-like: MSTASLSAVPVVGSIYIGLKPNCSKLSAVKDSAAWSRKTISNASRIHCMETWNPINNKKFETLSYLPPLSDESIAREIDYMLKNGWIPCLEFDADGFVHRENSKMPGYYDGRYWTLWKLPMFGCTDSSQVLNEIQECKKAYPNAYIRCLAFDNVKQVQCMAFVIQKPTS, translated from the exons atgtctaCAGCAAGTCTTTCAGCAGTTCCTGTTGTGGGATCAATCTATATTGGCCTGAAACCAAACTGTTCCAAGCTTTCTGCTGTCAAGGATTCAGCTGCATGGAGTCGCAAAACTATCTCAAATGCATCCAGAATTCACTGCATGGAG ACATGGAATCCAATTAACAACAAGAAATTCGAGACCCTATCATACCTTCCACCTCTCTCGGATGAATCAATCGCACGGGAGATTGATTATATGCTAAAAAATGGATGGATCCCATGCCTTGAATTTGATGCG GACGGTTTTGTGCATAGGGAAAACAGCAAGATGCCAGGTTATTACGATGGGAGGTATTGGACATTGTGGAAGTTGCCCATGTTTGGCTGCACTGATTCCTCTCAAGTTCTTAATGAAATCCAAGAATGCAAAAAGGCATATCCAAATGCTTATATTCGTTGCTTGGCATTTGACAATGTAAAGCAGGTGCAATGCATGGCTTTTGTGATTCAGAAACCTACCTCCTAA